GGTAAAAATACTACCTTAGATAATTTGATTGCATTTGATACTGGTCCTGGAAACATGATAATTGATTCTGCAATGTTGGAATTCTATAATAAGAAATATGATGAAAATGGAGATGTGGCTTTAACTGGACAAGTTAACGAAGAATGGTTAACAGAAATACTTAGCAAGAAATATTATCATTTAAAACCTCCTAAGAGTACTGGACGTGAACAGTTTGGTGAAGAAACTTCTAAAGCTTTAACAGTAAGAGGTAGAAGTATTGGTTTATCAAATCAAGATATTATTTCTACAATTACAGCAGTTACCTCAAGAAGCATTGCAATGGGAATAAATAATTTTTGTAGAAATGAAGAATCAGTTGATGAAATAATAATTGGTGGTGGTGGTTTTCATAATAGTGCAATAATAAAATATCTGAAAGGGGAATTTGTTGGAACAACATTTAGTTCAAGTGATAAGTATAATTTACCAGTGGATGCCAAAGAATCAATTTGCTTTGCTATATTAGCTAATGAAACTTTAAATGAAATAAGATCCAACGTACCAAATGTAACTGGAGCTAAGAATCATGTGATTTGCGGTTCTATTAGAATTGGTTAATAAAAATATTTATAACCAATTCTAAAATCAAAAATGAAGTTGTTCCTTCTTTTATTTCTATTTCCCATTACTTTGCTTTCACAAAAAATTAATGGAGTAAATATAGTATCACCAAAATTAAAAGTATACTCAAATCCCATTGATACAATAAAGTCAATTAATGCTAATTGGGTTGCAATTTGTCCTTTTGCTTTTCTTACACCAAATAATCCTGAAATCAGATATGAAAATTCAGATAGTTGGTACGGAGATAAATACAACGGCGTTAAGGAAATGATAAAATTCGCTAAAAATTCCAAATTAAAAATTCTATTAAAACCCCATTTTTGGGTAGATGGTGAAGGCTGGGCAGGTGATTATAATCTATCAAATGATAAGTGGAAAGTTTGGGAAAGAAACTATATAAATTACATTTTGAGGTTAGCAAAATTAGCTGATTCAAATAAAGTTGAAATGTTTTGCATTGGTACTGAATGGAAAAATGCCGTAAAGGAGAGACCAAAATTTTGGTTTTATTTAATTGATTCAGTACGTAAATACTACTCAGGTAAATTAACTTATGCAGCGAATTGGGATGAATATCATAATGTACCATTTTGGTCAGAACTAGATTTCATAGGAGTTGATGCATACTTCCCATTATTGAAAATCAAAACGCCTTCCATTGAAACATTAAAAAATGAATGGTTAGATATAAAAAAAGATTTAAAAGCAATTTCAATTAAAAATAAAAAGAAAATTCTATTTACAGAATATGGTTACAGAAGTGTAAATTATACTGCTTGGAAACAATGGGAAATAGAAAATCTATCAATTAAAAATGCTGTGAATTACAGGTCACAAGTTAATTCTTATGTAGCTTTGTTTGATACCTTTTGGAATGAAAATTGGTTAGCAGGAGGATTCATATGGAAATGGTATTCAGATATTGAAAATCAATTAGATGTTTTTATTGATACTGATTACACTCCTCAAGGTAAACCAGTGGAAGCTATAATTAAACAAAGATATTTGATAAACAAAGATAAGTTTCCTAATTAATTTTCTAACAAAATTTTAGGAATTACAATAATTAAAAAATATAATTTTCAATCAATAAAAATAAAGCAAGATACCCTATATTTATAGAGTATCCTGTATTTTTTAATTTATCTTCTCTAATAAAATTTTAAGGTTGTCTAACACTAAAGCCCAATGAGATTCATATTGTTCTTTATTAGATTCATTTTCAATACCATCGTGATGAATTGAAATAAAAGTAAATCCATTTTTATCAATTAACTTGTAAGTTATTTCATAAAATTCTTCTTGAATTCCAGGTAAAATTTCTGACGAATTTAAGAATTTAAATTTAATTAAACTGCCTTCAATATACTCAACAAGTGAACCAGTATCTGTAATTTCTAAATCATTAATAGCCCTTTTAAAACTAACAATTGAACCAACAGCTAAATTTAAAATATCCTCATATAAATAATAGTATTTATTAACTATCTCATTTGATAAAAGTGCTTTCCATACTTGGGTAGTACTTGATTTTATAGTAATTGAAACTTGAGCTGAGGTTAATAGTTGCATTTAAAATATTAGGTTTAAACGTTTAATTTAGTTGTGAATTTGTACCTTAAAAAATAATATCAAATAAGTTTTAAAATGACTAAATTTATATTTACATCATGTTTGGAGTATCTGCTGAAGGTCCGTAAGAACCTGGCAATGGAATATCAAGCATTCTTAAATAAACTCCCAATTGAGCTCTGTGGTGAATAAAATGATTAAAGCACATGTCCCTTAATACTGCTTGCTTTGGAAGAGTAAAGAAAACTCTTTCAGCTTGCCTCATTGTCCAAGGATTTTGTAAAAGTTCATCTGTTGAATTTTCTAAAGCAACTACAGCCTTTTTAAGATGTTCATTAAAGTGAGCAATTAATTCTTCATTAGATTGAGGATTAAATGGCTTTGAATCTGATTTTGCAAAATCAAGCTCGTCAGTTGTAATAGTTGTATTAACCCAATCTGGCAAGTCTGCAACGTGCCTGGCTAACCTTCCTAACTTCATACTTTTCTCATGAGGTGCCCATTCTGCTTTATCGAATGGAACTAATTCTAATAACTTTTTAGTTGTGTTTGATTCATGTCTAAGTTCTGCTAAAAAATCTGATGAAATTGACATTTGTTTAATTTTAAATTATAATTATTATTTGGAACTTAAAAATCAATTTGGAAATTTGAATGGATTTAATAAAAAAATGTTTAGTCATTGTAAAACATATATAAAAAATTAGTTGAATCCAATTTGAAACTTATCTACTTTTGTTAAAATCTTCATTTTAAGATTTGTAAAAATTTTAACTATAAAATTATCTTATATTTACTTTATAGTCCTGATTTTAAATTGTTAGTAATTAACAGACTTAAGAAAAACAACTTTCAATTAAGTTAACTTATTCCACCACAAAATTCTAATATATTTCCAGATGGATCGTAACATTGAAACCAACTAACTTGCGTATTCATTTTCATAGGTTCTGACTGGATTGTAAGAATATTATTTAAAACTAAATGATTAAACATTGCTAAAGTTGAAAATACTTCAAATGCAAAAGTAGTTCTAACAATTTTTTCAGGAAAATCAAACTTATGATGACCTCCTATTAAGTACATCCCACCATTTTTACCGAAAGTAAAATAACATGCCTCAGAACCCATGGGATTAAACTCTTTTAATCCAATTATCTCATTATAAAATTTAAATGATTCTTCAAAGTTATGTGCATAAACACTTACTAATGCTATTCCTGAAATATCTAGTTTATTTTGTTCCATTAAAAAAAGGTTATAGAAAATTTCTTAAATTAAAAATCATCAAAAATAGAAAAACCAAAATAAACTAAAACTAACAAAAATAAAAAATTGGTGAATTATTCTAACAGTAAATAGGGTAGTCTGTAACTAAGATAAAATTATGATTGAACTTTATTTGATTCAAATATAAAACTTTCTATTTAGACAGACAAGAAAAATCTTTCTAAAAAGTAATTTTATTTATATTTGCAACTATATGAAAAGAATATTGTTATTTGCAAAAGAAGTATTTGGAAACCTAGATCAACTTGGTTATGCAATTGGGTATAATAGTTCTGGTGTTCTTCATAAGTATGCATCTGGTTTGCAAAAGCCTGGAGCAAAGCTTTTAGAACGTATGGCAGACGTTGGTTGTAATATACAATGGTTACTTACTGGTGAAGGGGAAATGTTTGCTGAGAATGATGCTGGATGGGATTTAAGAGAGAAATCATTAGCAGCTAATTATGAAAAATCATTGACTTCAAAACCTGTTTTAAGTAGGAAAAGATTAGTTCCAATTATGTTAGAACCTACATCAGCTGGTTTGGGTAATAGAGTTGAAGGGTATGTTGATAAACAAGTTGATTTACACAGTTTTTTAACAGGTGATAAAGATGATGTGTTTTGTATTTATGCTAAAGGTGATTCTATGATTGGTGCTGATATTTTTGATGGAGATATGGTTGTTGTAGATAGCTCTCTGCCTGTTCAGGAAGGTGACATTGTTGTTGCATATATGGAAGATAAGGGTGAACAAACAATTAAAAGGCTAAAATACTCTAACGGTTTTATTATGCTTGTTGCAGAAAATCCTAAATATCAGCCTATTAAAGTTGTCCCTAAGGATATTAGAATAATGGGTGCTGTTACTAAAGTAATACATGACATTAAATCAGGAAAAAAAAGTAAAAGATAACTTGGCTACTATTTCTTAAATAGGATTTACTCAATCAATTTTAAAAAAAATAAAAATATATAGTACGCTTTTTCTTTATTTTTGGGTAATACTTAAGTTTAATTTATACAAATTCCTATAATTATGATTGAACAATACTTACCAGTGATATTAATGATTCTAGCTGGTCTAGGGTTTGGTTTAGTTTCAGTAAAAGCACATGAGTGGTTAGGTCCGCAAAAACCTAATAAAGAAAAATTAGAGACTTATGAATCTGGTATGAGGCCAATAACATCTTTAAAAGACAGATTTCCTGTTAAGTTTTATCTTGTTGGGATGTTGTTTATTCTTTTTGATATTGAAGTTGTTTTTATGTATCCATGGGCTGTTAACTTTAAAGAGCTTGGCACAAATGGGTTAATCTCAATGGTATTGTTCATAACAACATTATTTGCTGGTTATATTTATATATTGAAAAAAGGTGCATTAAAATGGGATTAAATTTAAAATTCATATGAAATTTAAAATTCATATGAGATAATTATTATGTTTTGTTTTTATAAAAAGATTAAAAATTAAAGTTTATATTTTTATGATAGATCAATTAGAAAAAGAAGGTTTTATAACAACTACAGTTGAATCAGCAATAGGTTGGGCTCGTAAAAAATTCGATTTGGCCTATGCCATTAGGAATTTCTTGTTGTGCTATTGAGATGATGGCTTTTGCAGGACCTAGATTTGATTGCTCAAGATTTGGATCTGAGAGATTTTCTTTTTCTCCAAGACAAGCAGATTTATTAATTGTTGCAGGGACTGTAACTTATAAAATGGCTTGGGTTGTTAGGCAAATCTATGATCAAATGCCAGAACCTAAATGGGTGCTTTCAATGGGTGCTTGTGCAAGTTCAGGTGGAATGTTTCGTTCTTATTCAGTTGTACAAGGTATTGACCAATTTATCCCAGTTGATGTTTTTGTTGCAGGTTGCCCTCCAAGACCTGAAAATTTGATTCAAGGATTATTGCTTATTCAAGATCAAATTAAAAATGGTAGAAACCCTATAACTGAAAGAGAAGCTATGTACGTTTAGGTGTATTTAAAAATATTAATTTCCTTTTAATATTTATTAATTACAATAGTATATAAAACGATTGTGGAACTGTTTAAAATTAATAGATACTTATTTTTTTTTTAATAATAATATATTATTATGCGTTTAATTTACTCATTTTTACTTTGCTTTCTAATTGTTAATTGCATACAAGCACAATCAACTACTTGGAGTAAAGATATTGCTCCAATTTTTTACAAAAATTGTGTTTCATGCCATAGAGCTGGTGGGATAGCTCCATTTAGTTTAACAACATATAATGAAGCAAGTTCAGTTTCAGCACTAATACCTTCTAAAGTTCTTGAAAGAAAAATGCCACCATGGCCCGCTGATCCTTCTTATCGTCATTATGTTGGTGAAAGAAGATTAACTGATATTGAGATTCAAAAAATTGTTTCTTGGGTTAGTGATGGAGCACCTTCTGGAGATTTAGGACAAGCACCTAATCCACCTATTTTTAAAGATGGTTCAGAGTTAGGTACTCCTAGTTTATCATTAACAATGGATGAATATACTTCCGAAGCTGCAAAAGGTGGCAACGATGAGTACAGATATTTCGTAATTCCTTCTAACTTACCTATATTAAAATATGCTAAGGCAATTGAATTAATTCCTGGTAATAGAGAAATTGTACACCACGTACTAGTATTTCAAGATACTTCAAGAAAACCAAGGCTATTAGACCAAGCAGATCCTAAACCTGGTTTTAAGGGGTTTGGTGGAACAGGATCAACTACCACTCAACTTATTGCAGCTTGGGTGCCTGGGTCACGACCAACTTATTTTCCTGCCGGTATGGGCATTCAATTGTTACCTAATACCGATATAATTTTACAGATTCATTATCCTGCTGGCTCAATAGGTAAAAAAGATAAAACTAAAATCAACTTTTTATTTGATGATAGTCCTTTTATTAGACCATTATTTTTTAGTGATATAATTACTCATACTGCCCCAGTATTGCAGAATGGACCTTTGTTTATTCCTGCAAATAAAGTAAAAACATTTAATGCAAAGTATACAATTCCATTTGATGCAACTATTACTCATATTGCTCCACATATGCATTTAATTGGTACTAAAATTAAATCATATGCAGTTACTCCAACAGGTGATACAATTCAATTGGTCAAAATAAATGATTGGGATTTTCATTGGCAAGGAAATTATGCATTTCAAAAACTAATTAAATTACCTAAAGGGAGTATTCTTTATGGTGAAGCAACTTATGATAATACTACTAATAACACTCATAACCCAAACAAACCTCCAAAAGATGTTAGGCTTGGAGAATCTACTACAGATGAAATGATGCTTATTTATTTTGCATTTACTCTTTATTTTAATGGAGATGAAAATGTTGTTATTGATACTACTAAATATTCTTCTGCACCTATTGAAATACGTAATAATAACAATAACAATTTTTTGATAGCTCCAAACATTATTAGTAATAATCAGGCTTTTGCTAAATTTGATGTTGAAATAAATTCAAAAGCAACTTTAGAATTTTATAATTGTGAAGGAAAAATTGTTCAAAATTCTGAGGTGTTTGTATATAAAGGTTCAAATACAATTCTATTAAATACAACCGATTTATCTCCTGGAAAATATTGGGTACTACTTAAAGTGAATGGTTCTTCGAGTGGAAAAGATTTAATTATTGAATAGTTCTAAAGTTAAATAATTAGTAAAATAATCAGCATTCAATTTTTATATTTTAAATATTGAATGCTGTTTTTTTTAGAAAAATTTAGTAATTATTATTGATTTTATTTTAAATTATTTATTTATCTAAAAAATATTCCATATCTGTAATTATTGATACATTGGGAAAATAATATCTTAAAATATCCATTGGTGTAAATCCCTTTTTTGCTAACATTATCGCTCCTTCCTGACAAAGTCCTATTCTATGACCAAAGCCTTTACCATGAATTATAAATTTCTTATTTCTTTTTTCAATTTTATCAACTGTGTTACTTAATATAATATTAAATCCAAATTCTCTACCAAATCTTATCTTAAAATTATCATCTATAAATGGAGTTTCATTTGCAGATCTGAGGAATTCATCAACTCTAGTTGTGGATACTATTTCTCTTACCCATCTGTAATACTTACCCTTAGAACAGTTATTACATTCAATTGAGGAATATCCATACTCCTCATTATTCCATACTTCCAATGGAGTTAAAGTTCTACCCCCACAGTTGGCAGAATAATAACATGGAATTGTATCAAGTTTACCTAATCTAATTTTAAGTCCTTTTGAAATTGCAGTATAATGCTTTGAAGTGACAATTTTACTAAATGCTTTTTGGCAGTGAGTGTTATCACATAAATCTACAGAATCATGTCTTGCTAAATGTGATACAAAATAGTTTCTCTGAAGTACTGATAAAGCAATCATGTATTCTATTGGTTCGGAAACGGAGGTTTCGCAAGCTAAGGTTGATGCTAAATAATCTTTAATTGGAACTTTTGATACTATATTTAACAAACCATTTGAACAACTAATATAAACAACCCCTCTAACTGTTCTTTTAATTAAAGAGTCTTTTTTTAAAGTTATAAATCCACCTGTTAAACTGGTTACTTTACATTTTGATAAAGTATCATAATTAATAATTATTTTATCCTCAAATGCTTTAATTGTAACAACTGAATCGAATACTTTTGAATTTAACTTTACACCTCTTATTGAATAAATTTTTAACTCAGATAACTCCCATCCTTTGAAAGTAATAATACTAACAGTATCTTTAAATCTATTACCAATTGCAAAAGCAAATGATTTAAATCCAAAAAATAAAATTAATAAAAGTATCACTTTCCTATAACAAGAATTCAAAATATAAATCGATTTTTTAAGTTATAATTTTTATTTGTTCAGATTTGTCTCAGCAATTTTTGATAGAATCGATTCAG
Above is a window of Chlorobiota bacterium DNA encoding:
- a CDS encoding VOC family protein; this translates as MEQNKLDISGIALVSVYAHNFEESFKFYNEIIGLKEFNPMGSEACYFTFGKNGGMYLIGGHHKFDFPEKIVRTTFAFEVFSTLAMFNHLVLNNILTIQSEPMKMNTQVSWFQCYDPSGNILEFCGGIS
- a CDS encoding SRPBCC domain-containing protein translates to MQLLTSAQVSITIKSSTTQVWKALLSNEIVNKYYYLYEDILNLAVGSIVSFKRAINDLEITDTGSLVEYIEGSLIKFKFLNSSEILPGIQEEFYEITYKLIDKNGFTFISIHHDGIENESNKEQYESHWALVLDNLKILLEKIN
- a CDS encoding anhydro-N-acetylmuramic acid kinase — protein: MSKLINYRNKVTKVVVGVMSGTSLDAIDVAFVEISNYSINTKHKLIAFKSIPIESSLKDRLHAACEGNLTMRECFELDIDLGMIYVDSILDCAKTNNLSIDMIDAIGLHGQTVFHNPNRKPIGLTIQIGSGSVVAQNLATIVVNDFRTNDVAAGGHGAPLVPYCDYLLLHDKNVNKVSLNIGGISNITWLGKNTTLDNLIAFDTGPGNMIIDSAMLEFYNKKYDENGDVALTGQVNEEWLTEILSKKYYHLKPPKSTGREQFGEETSKALTVRGRSIGLSNQDIISTITAVTSRSIAMGINNFCRNEESVDEIIIGGGGFHNSAIIKYLKGEFVGTTFSSSDKYNLPVDAKESICFAILANETLNEIRSNVPNVTGAKNHVICGSIRIG
- a CDS encoding NADH-quinone oxidoreductase subunit A, which produces MIEQYLPVILMILAGLGFGLVSVKAHEWLGPQKPNKEKLETYESGMRPITSLKDRFPVKFYLVGMLFILFDIEVVFMYPWAVNFKELGTNGLISMVLFITTLFAGYIYILKKGALKWD
- a CDS encoding DinB family protein, producing the protein MSISSDFLAELRHESNTTKKLLELVPFDKAEWAPHEKSMKLGRLARHVADLPDWVNTTITTDELDFAKSDSKPFNPQSNEELIAHFNEHLKKAVVALENSTDELLQNPWTMRQAERVFFTLPKQAVLRDMCFNHFIHHRAQLGVYLRMLDIPLPGSYGPSADTPNMM